A window of candidate division KSB1 bacterium contains these coding sequences:
- the gcvH gene encoding glycine cleavage system protein GcvH, with product MEIPKELLYTEEHEWVLYDDTSGVATVGITDYAQSELGDIVFVELPELNQEVKQMEPFGTIEAVKAVSDLFSPVSGTVIEVNTILQDQPELINQDPYDKGWMIKIQISDPAELEALMSPEDYRKHIS from the coding sequence ATGGAAATACCGAAGGAACTGCTGTACACTGAGGAACATGAGTGGGTTTTATACGATGACACGAGCGGCGTCGCCACGGTTGGGATTACAGACTACGCACAGAGCGAGCTGGGCGATATCGTATTTGTAGAATTGCCCGAACTGAATCAGGAAGTTAAGCAGATGGAGCCGTTTGGAACCATCGAGGCGGTTAAAGCGGTCTCAGACTTGTTTTCGCCAGTCTCAGGCACTGTGATCGAAGTTAACACCATATTGCAGGATCAACCTGAATTGATCAATCAGGATCCCTACGATAAGGGTTGGATGATTAAGATTCAGATCTCCGATCCCGCTGAATTAGAGGCATTAATGAGTCCTGAGGATTATAGAAAGCATATCAGTTGA
- a CDS encoding FG-GAP-like repeat-containing protein, with translation MILHQTLRIKFIAIGLLIFSASFAAEKIKRPSFYPSTPSARFVTFKPASTATEASNDFAAIQANLPKTLKVMAIRVQFQRDNDRNTTGDGWFDLSTGTGMINPPPHNRRYFANQLRALKDYYLKVSGGKLALQVEEENGDSFVYPLASDSAWTLPHPMAYYNPNQTPAVLDQRLAELFRDAIVSADQAGYIDFSKFDVFIIFHAGVGAEFTQEFDTTPCDIPSVFLNFNDLKKNIGGNLPDFAGIPVNNGTFFIKEGIILPETENQGDYKIFGLLGTAALMMGFQLGLPALFDTDTGHPGIGRFGLMDQGSGNFYGSIPAQPCAWSKIFLGWEQPILISSGDKIPVAAALAANPNKIYKIPINAKEYFLVENRQQRVRETRNIAVGFDANGKRVEFYYGSDGSPIINPLDGIDVITSVNEYDFDLPGSGILIWHIDENIIEQKYAENRVNTDMNHRGVDLVEADGSQDMGYYYNFFGFTGYHAGYAEDMWWDANPAHLFVNSSQQVKFTPFTKPSTHSYARANTGIYITNFSPIDSVMYFKLEIKYYQPGFPAFLGANSGNSALVVGDLNGDGREEIVAATASGMILAWQANGEKLITNDAFTYQISLLGDTTNIPLPMFARIETGHFLHSPALADLTGDGALEVIAGSSIGHLFAWQAEDRNSDGEADLLFEINCGSTITTVPIIGDWNSATPGSEIAIGDQTGRIHLISETGQIVWQTAISNKALQRLMACRDVSAMRFVAIDEAGTIFAVDENGNIIWQKRFAGAGILNYPAFGDLDRDGRSDIVLTSTIGNLFILTHEGDFLPDFAGISTSSPLSNPALADVDGDGYLDIIVTGGGKIFAYRFNGTLLTNFPILIDRGAESEAYPDPILVDLDGDQKIEIIVASKNGLMNAFHSDGRKVNGFPLSISTPANSAPVIAHLTSDSLFCLIARSEDDFCHVWTLEYKFNDRQIYWRQFLNNERHSAIAQLPGSVPSRTGALMPEKTVYNYPNPTEGNWTIIRYYLREAAEVTIRIYDAAGELVEQLTGPGIGGIENERTWDVTRVQSGIYLARVTAKRANESSMVMIKIAVVK, from the coding sequence ATGATCTTACACCAGACACTACGGATAAAATTCATCGCGATTGGATTATTGATCTTCAGCGCCAGCTTCGCAGCGGAAAAAATTAAGCGCCCTTCCTTTTACCCCAGCACTCCCTCAGCTCGATTTGTGACGTTCAAACCAGCCAGCACGGCAACGGAGGCCAGCAACGATTTTGCTGCTATTCAAGCTAACCTTCCAAAAACACTCAAGGTCATGGCGATCCGCGTACAATTTCAGCGGGATAACGATCGGAATACCACCGGGGATGGTTGGTTCGACTTATCTACAGGCACTGGTATGATCAATCCTCCGCCGCATAATCGACGCTATTTTGCAAATCAGCTTCGTGCTCTGAAGGACTATTACCTGAAAGTATCAGGAGGAAAACTCGCCCTTCAGGTAGAAGAGGAAAACGGCGATAGTTTTGTCTATCCGCTCGCTTCCGATAGTGCTTGGACTCTCCCGCATCCCATGGCGTACTATAACCCGAATCAAACGCCAGCGGTATTGGACCAGCGGCTGGCCGAGCTTTTTCGAGATGCGATCGTAAGCGCCGACCAAGCTGGCTATATCGATTTCTCCAAGTTCGACGTCTTTATCATATTTCATGCAGGGGTCGGCGCCGAATTCACGCAGGAATTCGATACTACACCTTGCGACATCCCTTCGGTGTTCCTCAATTTCAACGATCTGAAAAAAAATATCGGCGGCAATTTGCCGGACTTTGCAGGGATCCCGGTCAACAACGGGACTTTTTTTATCAAAGAAGGCATCATTTTGCCGGAAACAGAGAATCAAGGCGACTATAAAATTTTCGGTCTCTTAGGCACTGCCGCGCTGATGATGGGATTTCAATTAGGATTACCAGCTTTGTTTGATACCGATACAGGTCATCCAGGGATTGGCCGGTTTGGATTAATGGATCAAGGTTCTGGGAACTTCTATGGCTCAATTCCAGCTCAACCATGCGCATGGAGCAAAATTTTCTTGGGTTGGGAGCAACCGATCCTCATTTCATCTGGCGATAAAATCCCTGTAGCAGCAGCCTTGGCGGCCAATCCCAATAAAATTTATAAAATCCCCATTAACGCCAAAGAATACTTTCTTGTGGAAAATCGCCAGCAACGTGTCCGCGAGACCCGAAATATCGCAGTCGGATTTGATGCCAACGGTAAACGGGTTGAGTTCTATTACGGGAGTGACGGATCGCCGATCATAAACCCATTAGACGGCATCGACGTCATCACTTCGGTAAACGAATATGACTTTGATCTACCAGGGTCTGGCATCTTGATCTGGCATATCGACGAAAACATCATCGAGCAAAAATATGCGGAGAACCGGGTCAACACGGATATGAACCATCGTGGTGTGGATCTGGTTGAAGCCGACGGCTCACAGGATATGGGCTATTATTACAATTTTTTCGGTTTCACTGGATATCACGCGGGTTATGCTGAGGACATGTGGTGGGATGCAAACCCGGCTCATCTATTTGTCAATTCATCTCAACAGGTCAAGTTCACCCCCTTCACGAAGCCAAGCACCCATTCTTACGCACGGGCAAACACTGGGATTTATATTACCAATTTTAGCCCGATCGATTCAGTAATGTATTTCAAACTTGAAATCAAGTACTATCAGCCTGGCTTCCCAGCATTTTTGGGGGCAAACTCAGGCAATAGTGCACTCGTTGTTGGAGACTTGAATGGCGATGGTCGCGAAGAAATTGTAGCAGCCACTGCAAGCGGAATGATCCTTGCATGGCAAGCCAATGGTGAAAAATTGATCACCAATGACGCATTCACATACCAGATCAGCTTGTTGGGCGATACCACCAACATACCATTGCCGATGTTTGCTCGCATTGAAACTGGACATTTTTTGCACTCCCCAGCATTAGCTGATCTGACTGGAGATGGAGCATTAGAGGTCATCGCTGGATCGTCTATTGGCCACTTATTTGCATGGCAGGCAGAAGATCGCAACAGCGATGGTGAAGCGGATTTATTGTTTGAAATTAACTGCGGCAGCACGATTACTACGGTGCCAATTATTGGCGATTGGAATTCAGCAACACCAGGCAGCGAAATTGCGATTGGCGATCAAACAGGGAGAATTCATCTCATTTCTGAAACAGGACAAATCGTCTGGCAAACCGCAATTTCTAATAAGGCTTTGCAACGGTTAATGGCATGTCGCGATGTCTCAGCAATGCGCTTTGTTGCAATTGACGAGGCAGGTACTATCTTCGCGGTCGATGAGAATGGAAACATTATTTGGCAGAAACGCTTTGCTGGCGCAGGAATTTTAAATTACCCGGCATTTGGAGATTTGGATCGTGATGGAAGATCTGATATCGTCCTCACTTCTACCATAGGGAATTTATTCATCCTGACCCATGAGGGCGATTTTCTCCCAGACTTCGCCGGTATCTCGACGAGCTCGCCGCTCTCTAATCCCGCCTTAGCTGATGTCGATGGGGATGGTTACTTGGACATTATTGTTACTGGCGGTGGAAAAATTTTCGCCTATCGCTTCAATGGAACCTTGTTAACGAATTTCCCCATTCTCATCGACCGCGGCGCGGAAAGCGAAGCTTATCCCGACCCGATTTTGGTCGATTTAGATGGCGATCAGAAAATCGAAATCATCGTGGCGTCAAAAAACGGCCTTATGAACGCCTTTCACAGCGATGGACGAAAGGTCAATGGCTTTCCGCTTTCCATCTCGACACCAGCGAATTCGGCGCCAGTCATTGCTCATCTGACCAGCGATAGTTTATTTTGTTTGATTGCTCGATCCGAAGACGATTTCTGTCACGTGTGGACATTAGAATATAAATTCAATGACCGTCAAATCTATTGGAGACAATTTCTCAACAATGAACGTCACTCTGCTATTGCACAACTGCCGGGATCGGTTCCATCTCGAACTGGGGCTCTGATGCCTGAAAAAACGGTGTATAATTATCCCAATCCAACAGAAGGGAATTGGACCATCATCCGCTACTATTTAAGGGAGGCAGCAGAGGTGACGATCAGAATCTATGATGCGGCGGGTGAACTTGTTGAGCAATTGACCGGACCAGGCATTGGTGGCATCGAAAATGAGCGAACCTGGGACGTGACTCGAGTGCAAAGCGGCATCTATCTCGCCCGCGTAACCGCAAAGCGAGCGAACGAGTCGAGTATGGTCATGATTAAGATCGCCGTCGTTAAATAG
- the porV gene encoding type IX secretion system outer membrane channel protein PorV — MKKYFAIASLLLILVLVSQQALAVSEAALLFLLISPGARPAGMGEAFVAVANDASAVFWNPAGLAYQTGREITFMHANWLPGLTDDLFYEFLAYKMSIEGVGTVGFNVVYLNLGKQMRTSSTGQELGEFNSSEWAISASYGATVTDNLSMGLSLRFIRSSLSPYGAGTERGSGTASGFAFDVGLLYNFPFFNNRLSWGMNLSNMGPKIAYIDEDQADPLPTNLKTGFAFKLVDQKYNKITLTADINKLLVTPRKGSKADPFYKALVTSWYDDPLQTELDKITRSVGIEYWYSDLFALRTGYYHDKEGKVHYFSFGAGIKYASYGFDFGYVAAEKGHPLADTMRFSLTAGF; from the coding sequence ATGAAAAAGTATTTCGCCATCGCATCATTGTTGCTCATCCTGGTATTGGTCTCACAACAGGCCTTAGCTGTCAGCGAAGCGGCCCTGTTGTTCTTATTAATCTCCCCTGGCGCGCGGCCCGCTGGTATGGGCGAGGCCTTCGTTGCTGTCGCCAATGACGCCTCAGCCGTATTTTGGAACCCTGCTGGATTGGCCTACCAAACTGGCCGAGAAATTACCTTTATGCACGCCAATTGGCTTCCTGGATTGACTGATGACCTATTCTATGAATTTTTAGCTTATAAAATGAGTATCGAGGGTGTAGGTACGGTCGGCTTTAACGTTGTCTATCTGAATCTCGGCAAGCAAATGCGCACCAGCTCGACGGGACAAGAATTAGGCGAGTTCAACAGCAGCGAGTGGGCCATCTCAGCAAGCTACGGAGCAACCGTTACGGATAATCTGTCCATGGGGCTGTCGCTGCGGTTCATTCGCAGTAGCCTTTCTCCCTATGGCGCTGGCACGGAACGCGGCTCGGGCACTGCCAGCGGCTTTGCCTTCGATGTTGGCCTGCTGTACAATTTCCCGTTCTTCAATAATCGCCTGAGTTGGGGCATGAACCTTTCAAATATGGGACCAAAAATCGCTTACATCGATGAAGATCAGGCCGATCCGCTCCCCACTAACTTGAAAACCGGATTTGCTTTCAAATTAGTGGACCAAAAATACAACAAAATTACGCTCACCGCGGATATCAATAAGTTATTGGTCACCCCGCGCAAAGGCAGCAAAGCGGATCCTTTCTATAAAGCGCTCGTGACCTCGTGGTACGATGATCCCCTCCAAACGGAATTGGATAAGATCACCCGCAGCGTCGGTATTGAGTATTGGTACAGCGATCTGTTTGCCCTGCGGACCGGTTATTACCACGATAAAGAAGGCAAAGTCCATTATTTCAGCTTTGGCGCTGGCATCAAGTACGCATCCTACGGCTTTGACTTCGGCTATGTCGCGGCTGAAAAGGGCCACCCGCTGGCAGATACCATGCGATTTTCATTGACTGCTGGATTCTAA
- the gcvPA gene encoding aminomethyl-transferring glycine dehydrogenase subunit GcvPA has protein sequence MPFIPNTDADREAMLERIGVPDFEALISNIPKQLRFNRELNLPPALSELEIAREIHQKTRCNESVADAISFLGGGAYDHFIPAAVGAIVSRSEFYTAYTPYQPEVSQGTLQAIYEYQSMIAELFDMEVANASMYDGGSALAEGALMAVAETGRKKVVVSRGIHPHYRQVIQTYCHGQRIQIQLAALENGITNLNDLSSKIDSSTAAVMVQHPNFLGNLEEVFEISERCHAAGALMISSTDPISLGLLEPPGRYHVDIATGEGQCLGNSLNFGGPYLGIMACKFDLIRRMPGRIAGATVDRHGRRGFVLTFQTREQHIRREKATSNICTNQALVALAATVYLALMGKQGIQQVANLCLQNSHYLAEQIQQLDGYRLAFNAPFFKEFVVLTPVPPSQIIEKLLLQRIYAGIDLSRYDFGLTKGLLIAVTEKRTKAEMDSLVAALKMFKK, from the coding sequence ATGCCTTTTATTCCGAATACGGATGCCGATCGAGAGGCGATGTTGGAGCGGATTGGTGTCCCTGACTTTGAAGCTCTGATTAGCAATATTCCGAAACAGCTTAGATTCAATCGAGAACTTAACCTACCACCAGCATTATCTGAATTGGAGATCGCCCGCGAAATTCATCAAAAAACTCGTTGCAATGAGAGCGTGGCTGATGCTATTAGCTTTTTGGGTGGTGGAGCTTATGATCACTTTATCCCCGCAGCCGTTGGGGCCATCGTCTCCCGCAGTGAGTTTTATACTGCCTACACCCCGTATCAGCCAGAAGTAAGCCAAGGAACATTACAAGCGATTTATGAATACCAATCGATGATTGCTGAATTGTTCGACATGGAAGTCGCCAATGCCTCCATGTATGATGGCGGTTCTGCTCTGGCAGAGGGAGCCCTGATGGCGGTAGCAGAGACCGGCCGCAAAAAGGTTGTAGTCTCCCGCGGCATTCATCCCCATTATCGTCAGGTAATACAGACCTATTGCCATGGGCAGCGTATTCAAATTCAACTCGCTGCGCTGGAAAATGGAATTACCAATTTGAATGATCTATCATCAAAGATCGATAGTAGCACTGCAGCGGTCATGGTGCAACATCCGAATTTTTTGGGCAACTTGGAGGAAGTTTTTGAGATCAGCGAACGCTGCCATGCCGCTGGCGCATTGATGATTAGTTCCACAGATCCCATCTCCCTGGGGCTGCTGGAACCTCCAGGCCGCTATCACGTCGATATTGCGACTGGAGAGGGACAATGCCTGGGAAATAGCCTCAATTTTGGGGGCCCGTATCTGGGCATCATGGCCTGCAAATTTGATCTGATCCGACGAATGCCAGGCCGGATTGCTGGGGCAACGGTGGACCGCCACGGTCGTCGCGGTTTCGTGCTCACGTTCCAAACTCGCGAGCAACATATTCGGCGGGAGAAAGCCACATCCAATATCTGCACCAACCAGGCTTTGGTTGCGTTGGCTGCAACTGTTTATTTAGCACTAATGGGCAAACAGGGGATCCAGCAAGTGGCCAATTTGTGCTTACAAAACAGCCACTACTTGGCCGAACAAATCCAGCAGCTCGATGGCTATCGTCTGGCTTTCAATGCCCCATTCTTCAAAGAGTTTGTGGTTTTAACTCCTGTACCACCGAGCCAAATTATCGAAAAATTGCTATTGCAACGCATCTATGCCGGGATTGATCTTTCCCGATATGACTTTGGTCTCACCAAAGGCTTGCTGATCGCAGTAACCGAAAAGCGCACCAAAGCAGAAATGGACTCATTGGTAGCAGCCTTGAAAATGTTTAAGAAATAA
- a CDS encoding DPP IV N-terminal domain-containing protein yields the protein MKRANYIIPLLLIGWVWGANLFGQPVEYNHPELNWLTIDTEHFQVHYHKGAERTAALVAKIAEEIYAPITSLYLYQPDGKVHFIIRDHDDYSNGATYYYDNKIEIWATPMDFVLRGNHNWLRNVVTHEFTHMISLGAARKLTRKIPALYFQYMDYEPEKNPYVLYGFPNRIVSYPIATTTVPNWLAEGVAQYQLAKLNYDNWDTHRDMILRTAVLEGTLLNHREMGVFGKNSFGNEKLYNHGYALVIYIAETYGVESLRRIFQELQSPFHFTVNDALKDVLGKSERQLYREWKSYLETMYNYRVSPIVNNVRAGKIIESKGFANLFPCWSPDGTKFAFVSNRGYDYLSQSSLYLHDMTKGTVEKIKGGVSSSLAWSPDGEKIAYSRISKPNKHGSHFQDIYIYDLKKKKERPVTRNLRAQHPDWSPDGNKLLFVTTRDGTQNIAVLDLKTRKMTHLTKFRDGQQIFTPRWAPNGSVIVFSYSKSEGRQIGLISADGKTMKVLIADEHDARDPIFSPNGKEIYFSWDRTGIFNIYAFELATKNKRQLTNVLGGAFMPSVNKQGQLLYSDFNSQGYRIAWIERPTQVDEQQSRYLAYRSNSAQLASRENQDIYLINQGISDKTVNYNDAEVPRYSTTPYTFTYSSLAFLPRVMVDYGTVKFGTYLYSSDILNKYDIFAGFAMNRDWDYDLFGMVNYRKFRPTVFLEVYNRLLHHSEMDNYFYPYGADPTSNPPDTTLVKFKYNLTEVDAGLDFKLNDEQNLRTAFVFSRYRGTYHPQYTYPNGQDYPATSYNYFIGRSIQLNWSYKNVLPSISSEINPAAGRIVSVKYSQEFNKFIRDFTITKYGTWVEDYDDYNYGKLELDWKEFIPLFNHGRHAINFNLQAGWIDRPVHEFFNFYAGGLVGLRGYPYYSIEGTKMIITRTSYRFPISNNLDIRLFHLHFDKLYLGAFFDYGDAFNADVLNFSRFKKTAGAEVRLDLFSFYSFPTKIFFNAAYGFDEFTKKETDNTWLRYGKEWRYYLGISFGYFD from the coding sequence GTGAAACGAGCAAATTACATCATTCCATTGTTGCTAATTGGTTGGGTGTGGGGAGCAAATCTATTCGGTCAACCAGTAGAATATAACCATCCAGAGTTAAATTGGCTGACCATTGATACAGAACATTTTCAGGTTCATTATCATAAAGGCGCAGAGCGGACCGCGGCATTAGTCGCCAAAATCGCTGAGGAGATCTATGCGCCTATCACGTCGCTCTACCTCTATCAGCCCGATGGCAAGGTCCATTTCATTATTCGAGATCATGACGATTATTCCAATGGTGCAACCTACTATTACGATAACAAGATTGAGATCTGGGCGACTCCGATGGATTTTGTGTTGCGTGGCAATCATAATTGGCTTCGCAATGTCGTGACCCATGAATTCACACACATGATCTCCCTGGGCGCCGCCCGAAAACTGACGCGAAAAATCCCCGCGCTTTATTTTCAATACATGGATTATGAGCCGGAAAAGAACCCTTATGTGCTTTATGGCTTTCCCAATCGGATCGTCTCTTACCCCATTGCCACAACCACGGTTCCCAACTGGCTTGCTGAAGGCGTGGCTCAATATCAACTGGCAAAGCTGAATTACGACAATTGGGATACCCATCGCGATATGATTCTTCGGACCGCCGTGCTGGAAGGGACGCTTCTCAATCATCGGGAAATGGGGGTATTCGGCAAAAATAGCTTCGGCAATGAGAAACTCTATAATCATGGCTATGCCTTGGTCATTTACATTGCCGAAACCTATGGCGTTGAATCGCTGCGACGCATTTTTCAAGAACTGCAAAGCCCGTTTCATTTCACGGTCAACGATGCATTGAAGGATGTACTCGGGAAATCCGAACGACAGCTCTATCGAGAATGGAAGAGTTATCTCGAAACGATGTACAACTATCGGGTCAGCCCGATTGTCAATAATGTTCGAGCTGGCAAAATCATCGAGTCCAAAGGCTTCGCAAATCTGTTCCCCTGTTGGTCACCAGATGGGACGAAATTCGCCTTCGTATCGAACCGAGGTTATGACTACCTCTCCCAGTCTTCATTGTACCTCCACGATATGACCAAGGGAACCGTCGAAAAAATTAAAGGTGGTGTCAGTTCGTCATTGGCTTGGTCCCCAGATGGTGAAAAAATCGCCTATTCGCGGATCTCCAAACCGAATAAACACGGATCCCATTTTCAGGATATTTATATTTATGATTTAAAAAAGAAAAAAGAACGCCCAGTGACGCGCAATCTGCGCGCCCAGCATCCGGATTGGTCGCCCGATGGGAACAAACTGTTGTTTGTGACCACAAGAGATGGGACGCAGAACATCGCTGTGCTCGATTTAAAAACCCGCAAAATGACCCATCTGACCAAGTTCAGAGATGGCCAGCAGATTTTCACTCCGCGCTGGGCGCCAAATGGCAGCGTCATCGTGTTCTCCTACTCTAAAAGCGAGGGGCGCCAGATTGGCCTCATCAGCGCTGATGGGAAAACGATGAAAGTTTTGATCGCCGATGAACATGATGCCCGCGATCCGATATTTTCCCCTAATGGAAAGGAAATCTACTTTAGTTGGGATCGGACTGGCATTTTCAATATTTATGCATTTGAATTGGCCACCAAAAATAAGAGACAGTTAACCAACGTGCTGGGCGGCGCTTTTATGCCCTCGGTCAACAAACAGGGCCAACTATTATACAGCGATTTCAACTCGCAGGGCTATCGCATCGCCTGGATCGAACGACCGACCCAAGTGGATGAGCAGCAAAGTCGCTATCTGGCATATCGATCCAACAGCGCCCAACTTGCTTCGCGAGAAAATCAGGATATTTATTTAATCAATCAAGGGATCAGCGATAAAACGGTCAACTATAATGATGCCGAAGTTCCGCGCTATTCGACGACCCCTTATACTTTCACTTACAGCAGCCTGGCCTTCCTGCCTCGCGTCATGGTCGATTACGGAACGGTCAAATTCGGGACCTATCTCTATTCCAGCGACATTTTGAACAAATACGATATCTTTGCCGGCTTCGCCATGAATCGAGATTGGGACTATGATCTATTTGGCATGGTCAACTATCGCAAGTTTCGTCCCACAGTGTTTCTTGAAGTTTACAATCGGCTGTTGCATCATTCAGAAATGGATAATTATTTTTATCCCTACGGCGCTGACCCGACCTCGAACCCTCCAGACACCACTCTGGTCAAATTCAAGTACAATTTGACTGAGGTCGATGCAGGATTGGACTTCAAGTTGAATGACGAGCAAAATCTCAGGACCGCGTTCGTATTCAGCCGCTATCGAGGAACTTATCATCCCCAATACACTTATCCCAATGGCCAGGACTATCCCGCGACCAGCTACAACTATTTCATCGGCCGCTCCATTCAATTGAATTGGAGCTATAAAAATGTGTTGCCGAGTATCTCTTCAGAAATCAATCCAGCCGCTGGACGGATCGTGTCGGTGAAATATAGTCAGGAATTCAATAAATTCATTCGCGATTTCACCATCACCAAATATGGCACTTGGGTGGAAGATTACGATGACTACAACTATGGCAAATTGGAATTAGATTGGAAAGAATTCATCCCGCTCTTCAACCATGGGAGACATGCGATCAATTTCAATCTTCAGGCCGGCTGGATCGACCGTCCTGTTCACGAATTTTTCAACTTTTATGCTGGTGGATTGGTAGGCCTGCGCGGTTATCCATATTACAGCATTGAAGGCACAAAAATGATTATCACACGGACAAGCTATCGCTTCCCAATTTCCAATAATCTGGATATTCGTTTGTTCCACCTCCATTTTGACAAACTCTATTTGGGTGCCTTTTTTGATTACGGTGATGCCTTTAATGCTGATGTTCTGAATTTCTCCCGATTCAAAAAGACCGCTGGCGCTGAAGTGCGATTAGACCTGTTTTCATTTTATAGTTTCCCGACGAAGATCTTTTTCAATGCCGCTTATGGATTTGATGAATTCACCAAAAAAGAAACAGATAATACGTGGTTGCGCTATGGTAAAGAATGGCGTTATTATCTGGGCATTAGTTTTGGATATTTTGACTAA